One Luteimonas sp. MC1825 DNA segment encodes these proteins:
- the fis gene encoding DNA-binding transcriptional regulator Fis, translating to MNAADHSEPHARGTPRPPLREHVANAVRRYIRDLDGRDAKNLYEIALRELEIPLFVEVLNHCEGNQSRAAAILGIHRATLRRKLRDYGIV from the coding sequence TTGAACGCTGCCGACCATTCCGAGCCGCATGCGCGCGGCACGCCGCGTCCGCCGCTGCGCGAGCACGTCGCGAACGCGGTGCGCCGCTACATCCGCGACCTCGACGGCCGCGACGCCAAGAATCTCTACGAGATCGCCTTGCGCGAGCTCGAGATCCCGCTGTTCGTCGAGGTCCTGAACCACTGCGAGGGCAACCAGAGCCGCGCCGCGGCGATCCTCGGCATCCATCGCGCCACCCTGCGCCGCAAGCTGCGCG
- a CDS encoding DUF3426 domain-containing protein, which yields MFINCPHCRGLIATDPATDLPPPRCPRCAAQLDAGQPAEPSQQAHDMRGPDAAAIDAARSGVAAAIEDAFGPARDAHAALLAQPAVSVASLLRTGSDVAAEGDAPPPDAAAPIAADAAPHPAASSEAAVASAAADAPARSDAVESPADPPPPSRRGGKPAPSFARARRIAADAPAGRRWVMPAAIVGLAVLLGVQWLLADRARLAADPAWRPVVARTCALLRCSLPPWREPAAFALLERDVRPHPQRADTLRITASFRNNATWPQAWPEVVLTLSDVDGRPLGTRAFAPAEYLGQAPENALVDSGAGAVIRMDVREPGRGAVAFMFDFR from the coding sequence ATGTTCATCAACTGCCCGCATTGCCGCGGCCTGATCGCCACCGATCCGGCCACCGACCTGCCGCCGCCGCGCTGCCCGCGCTGTGCTGCACAGCTCGATGCCGGGCAGCCGGCGGAGCCGTCGCAGCAGGCGCATGACATGCGCGGCCCCGACGCCGCCGCGATCGACGCCGCGCGCAGCGGCGTGGCCGCGGCGATCGAGGATGCCTTCGGACCCGCGCGCGACGCGCACGCCGCCCTGCTCGCGCAGCCCGCGGTTTCGGTGGCCTCGTTGCTGCGCACCGGCAGCGATGTCGCAGCCGAGGGCGACGCGCCGCCACCTGACGCGGCAGCTCCGATAGCCGCCGACGCCGCGCCCCACCCCGCGGCCTCGTCCGAGGCCGCGGTCGCATCCGCAGCCGCGGACGCGCCCGCACGCTCCGATGCCGTGGAGTCACCGGCCGACCCGCCGCCACCGTCGCGCCGCGGCGGCAAGCCCGCGCCGAGCTTCGCGCGCGCCCGCCGCATCGCCGCCGATGCGCCAGCCGGACGCCGCTGGGTGATGCCGGCGGCCATCGTCGGCCTGGCCGTGCTGCTGGGCGTGCAGTGGCTTCTCGCCGATCGCGCACGCCTGGCCGCCGACCCGGCGTGGCGCCCGGTCGTGGCGCGCACCTGCGCGCTGCTGCGCTGTTCGCTGCCGCCGTGGCGCGAGCCCGCCGCCTTCGCGCTGCTGGAACGTGACGTGCGCCCGCATCCGCAGCGCGCCGACACGCTGCGCATCACCGCCAGTTTCCGCAACAACGCCACGTGGCCGCAGGCGTGGCCGGAGGTGGTGCTGACGCTGTCCGACGTCGATGGCCGGCCACTCGGCACGCGCGCGTTCGCACCCGCCGAATACCTCGGACAGGCGCCGGAGAACGCGCTGGTCGACAGCGGTGCCGGCGCGGTGATCCGCATGGACGTGCGCGAGCCGGGCCGCGGCGCGGTCGCCTTCATGTTCGACTTCCGCTGA
- the prmA gene encoding 50S ribosomal protein L11 methyltransferase: MPFLELTLRCRESEQARYEHALDDVGALAVTMLDADAGTSNEHAILEPGVGETPLWDDISLTALFAHDADALLLLAALESFDPELDWARVAFRRVEDQDWERAWMDQYEPLRFGERTWIVPWNRELPDDAAGADAAVVRLDPGLAFGSGTHPTTALCLRWLDGLAAEGVLAGARVLDFGCGSGILALAALKLGAADATGIDNDPQALLATHDNAARNGVAARLAVFAPGDAPAGTWPVLVANILASALDALAGTIAARVAPGGRLALSGILDGQQDALLARYGAWFDALDVAIDGDWVRIDGVRRGDA; this comes from the coding sequence ATGCCCTTCCTCGAACTGACCCTGCGCTGCCGCGAATCCGAGCAGGCCCGCTACGAACACGCGCTCGACGACGTCGGCGCGCTGGCGGTGACCATGCTCGATGCCGATGCCGGCACCAGCAACGAACACGCCATCCTCGAGCCCGGCGTCGGCGAGACGCCGCTGTGGGACGACATCAGCCTGACCGCGCTGTTCGCGCACGATGCCGACGCGCTGCTGCTGCTCGCCGCGCTGGAAAGCTTCGACCCGGAGCTGGACTGGGCACGCGTGGCGTTCCGACGCGTCGAGGACCAGGACTGGGAGCGCGCGTGGATGGACCAGTACGAACCGCTGCGCTTTGGCGAGCGCACCTGGATCGTGCCCTGGAACCGCGAACTGCCGGACGATGCCGCCGGCGCCGACGCCGCGGTGGTGCGCCTGGACCCCGGCCTGGCGTTCGGCTCCGGCACCCACCCGACCACCGCGCTGTGCCTGCGCTGGCTGGACGGGCTGGCCGCGGAAGGCGTACTCGCCGGCGCGCGCGTGCTCGATTTCGGCTGTGGCAGCGGCATCCTCGCGCTCGCCGCGCTGAAGCTGGGGGCGGCCGACGCCACCGGCATCGACAACGACCCGCAGGCGCTGCTCGCCACGCACGACAACGCCGCGCGCAACGGCGTCGCCGCGCGCCTGGCGGTGTTCGCGCCGGGCGACGCGCCGGCCGGCACCTGGCCGGTGCTGGTGGCCAACATCCTCGCCTCCGCGCTCGATGCGCTGGCCGGCACCATCGCCGCGCGCGTGGCGCCGGGTGGCCGACTGGCGCTGTCGGGCATCCTCGACGGCCAGCAGGACGCGCTGCTCGCGCGCTACGGCGCCTGGTTCGACGCACTCGACGTGGCCATCGACGGCGACTGGGTGCGCATCGACGGCGTGCGCCGCGGCGACGCCTGA
- the accC gene encoding acetyl-CoA carboxylase biotin carboxylase subunit — MLDKVVIANRGEIALRILRACHALGIRTVAVHSTVDRNLKHVAMADESVCIGPAPSQQSYLDMASIIAAAEVTDAQAIHPGYGFLAENADFAERVEQSGFVFIGPRAETIRLMGDKVEAIRAMQEAGVPCVPGSGGPLGDEPDANVKIGRQIGYPVIVKASGGGGGRGMRVVHTEAALLTAIQTTKAEAKAAFGNDMVYMEKFLENPRHVEIQVLADGQGNAIHLGERDCSMQRRHQKVVEEAPAPGITPEQRAGIGKVCVEACIRIGYRGAGTFEFLYEDGRFYFIEMNTRIQVEHPVTEMVTGIDLIREQLLIASGRPLSIRQEDVVLNGHAIECRINAEDPDSFLPSPGLIQHFHAPGGPGVRVDSHIYEGYRVPANYDSMIGKLIVHGATREQAICRMRVALSEMVVDGIKTNIALQQRILADRGFEDGGQNIHYLEKRLSERKDMALSIL; from the coding sequence ATGCTCGACAAGGTCGTCATCGCCAACCGCGGCGAGATCGCGCTGCGCATCCTGCGCGCCTGCCATGCGCTCGGCATCCGCACGGTCGCGGTGCACTCCACCGTCGACCGCAACCTCAAGCACGTGGCGATGGCCGATGAATCGGTGTGCATCGGGCCGGCGCCATCGCAGCAGAGCTATCTCGACATGGCCAGCATCATCGCCGCCGCCGAGGTCACCGATGCGCAGGCGATCCACCCCGGCTACGGCTTCCTCGCCGAGAACGCGGACTTCGCCGAACGCGTCGAGCAGTCCGGCTTCGTGTTCATCGGCCCGCGGGCGGAGACCATCCGCCTGATGGGCGACAAGGTGGAGGCGATCCGCGCCATGCAGGAGGCCGGGGTGCCCTGCGTGCCCGGCAGCGGCGGCCCGCTGGGCGACGAGCCGGATGCCAACGTCAAGATCGGCCGCCAGATCGGCTACCCGGTGATCGTGAAGGCCTCCGGTGGCGGCGGCGGACGCGGCATGCGCGTGGTGCATACCGAAGCCGCGCTGCTCACCGCCATCCAGACCACCAAGGCCGAGGCCAAGGCCGCGTTCGGCAACGACATGGTCTACATGGAGAAGTTCCTGGAGAACCCGCGCCACGTGGAGATCCAGGTGCTGGCCGACGGCCAGGGCAACGCCATCCACCTCGGCGAACGCGACTGCTCGATGCAGCGCCGCCACCAGAAGGTGGTCGAGGAAGCGCCGGCGCCGGGCATCACGCCGGAGCAGCGCGCCGGGATCGGCAAGGTGTGCGTCGAGGCCTGCATCCGCATCGGCTACCGCGGCGCGGGCACGTTCGAGTTCCTGTACGAGGACGGGCGCTTCTACTTCATCGAGATGAACACCCGCATCCAGGTGGAGCACCCGGTCACCGAGATGGTCACCGGCATCGACCTGATCCGCGAACAGCTGCTGATCGCGTCCGGCCGGCCGCTGTCGATCCGCCAGGAGGACGTGGTGCTCAACGGCCATGCCATCGAGTGCCGCATCAACGCCGAGGACCCGGACAGCTTCCTGCCCTCGCCCGGACTGATCCAGCACTTCCACGCCCCGGGCGGGCCGGGCGTGCGCGTGGACTCGCACATCTACGAGGGCTATCGCGTGCCCGCCAACTACGACTCGATGATCGGCAAGCTGATCGTGCACGGCGCGACGCGCGAGCAGGCGATCTGCCGCATGCGCGTGGCGCTGTCGGAGATGGTGGTCGATGGCATCAAGACCAACATCGCGCTGCAGCAGCGCATCCTCGCCGACCGCGGCTTCGAGGATGGTGGACAGAACATCCACTACCTCGAGAAGCGGCTGTCCGAGCGCAAGGACATGGCGCTCTCGATCCTGTGA